One genomic segment of Diceros bicornis minor isolate mBicDic1 chromosome 13, mDicBic1.mat.cur, whole genome shotgun sequence includes these proteins:
- the MIIP gene encoding migration and invasion-inhibitory protein isoform X1 produces the protein MVETRDLVQLRQLSLELLGQLWAGQEAVRRSVAKAASASNLDSSSSYESETPSSQEMSSAAPRTSCPEDAHQGDPCDRSGPGGASSGVISLPPAKCHHQEALGPLRPHSAPLLSTSDSNDPELSVELDGLPQEVQALRSVPDQQSKLPKPRVTFKKESPVPEGVWRFRPYLGYDWIAGSLDSSSPVTSKPEAFFSKLQKFREANKEECICSEPDPQVLSLHENGGVEGDHECVYCYRVSRRLFLVPSDPGSPCRLCRVPRGQRGPETLAEPAQVRVSVPLSILDPPHQYRIHRRKSFDASDTLALPRHCLLGWDILPPKAEKSSAPESLGLWSCVSSKAQHRKLSAASPSCLVWSRLPRSRPGDCRVPGSGMGVGSAGPQSISSQGPVPPALTQGTLPGSTTPC, from the exons ATGGTGGAGACCAGGGACCTGGTGCAGCTGCGTCAGCTCAGCCTGGAGCTCCTGGGGCAGCTGTGGGCTGGGCAGGAGGCCGTGCGGCGGTCGGTGGCCAAGGCGGCCTCAGCG TCAAACCTGGACTCCAGCAGCAGCTATGAGTCAGAGACGCCATCGTCCCAAGAGATGTCCTCAGCGGCCCCGAGAACCTCCTGTCCAGAGGATGCCCACCAAGGTGACCCCTGTGATAGATCCGGGCCTGGAGGGGCCAGCTCTGGGGTGATCTCTCTCCCACCTGCCAAGTGCCACCACCAGGAGGCCCTGGGCCCACTGAGGCCCCACTCGGCGCCCTTGCTGTCTACTTCAGACTCGAATGACCCGGAGCTTTCAGTAGAGCTGGACGGTCTGCCTCAGGAGGTGCAGGCCCTGAGGTCCGTCCCGGATCAACAAAGCAAGCTGCCCAAG CCGAGAGTGACCTTCAAGAAGGAGTCTCCAGTGCCTGAGGGGGTCTGGCGCTTCCGACCGTACCTGGGCTACGACTGGATTGCAG GGTCTCTGGACAGCAGCTCTCCCGTCACCAGCAAGCCCGAGGCCTTCTTCTCGAAGCTGCAGAAGTTCCGGGAAGCCAACAAGGAGGAGTGTATTTGCAGTGAGCCCGA CCCCCAGGTCCTGAGCCTGCATGAGAACGGTGGTGTCGAGGGAGACCACGAAT GCGTCTACTGTTACCGTGTCAGTCGGCGCCTGTTCCTGGTGCCTTCGGATCCCGGCAGCCCCTGCCGCCTGTGCAGGGTGCCCCGGGGCCAGCGGGGCCCTGAGACCCTGGCAGAGCCAGCGCAGGTCAG GGTGAGCGTCCCACTGTCCATCCTGGACCCCCCACACCAGTACCGCATCCACCGGCGGAAGAGCTTCGACGCCTCCGACACGCTGGCCCTGCCCCGG CACTGCCTGCTGGGCTGGGACATTCTCCCGCCGAAGGCTGAGAAAAGCTCAGCCCCTGAGAGCCTGGGTCTCTGGTCCTGTGTCTCCTCCAAGGCCCAGCACCGGAAGCTGTCAGCTGCCAGCCCTTCCTGCCTGGTGTGGTCCAGGCTGCCCCGGAGCAGGCCTGGGGACTGCAGAGTCCCCGGGagcgggatgggggtggggagtgcagGGCCTCAAAGCATCTCTTCACAGGGGCCCGTCCCCCCAGCCCTGACCCAAGGCACTCTTCCAGGGTCCACCACTCCCTGCTAG
- the MIIP gene encoding migration and invasion-inhibitory protein isoform X2, protein MVETRDLVQLRQLSLELLGQLWAGQEAVRRSVAKAASASNLDSSSSYESETPSSQEMSSAAPRTSCPEDAHQGDPCDRSGPGGASSGVISLPPAKCHHQEALGPLRPHSAPLLSTSDSNDPELSVELDGLPQEVQALRSVPDQQSKLPKPRVTFKKESPVPEGVWRFRPYLGYDWIAGSLDSSSPVTSKPEAFFSKLQKFREANKEECICSEPDPQVLSLHENGGVEGDHECVYCYRVSRRLFLVPSDPGSPCRLCRVPRGQRGPETLAEPAQVRVSVPLSILDPPHQYRIHRRKSFDASDTLALPRALPTRVPPPTPIWSESQVPRPCTPELKP, encoded by the exons ATGGTGGAGACCAGGGACCTGGTGCAGCTGCGTCAGCTCAGCCTGGAGCTCCTGGGGCAGCTGTGGGCTGGGCAGGAGGCCGTGCGGCGGTCGGTGGCCAAGGCGGCCTCAGCG TCAAACCTGGACTCCAGCAGCAGCTATGAGTCAGAGACGCCATCGTCCCAAGAGATGTCCTCAGCGGCCCCGAGAACCTCCTGTCCAGAGGATGCCCACCAAGGTGACCCCTGTGATAGATCCGGGCCTGGAGGGGCCAGCTCTGGGGTGATCTCTCTCCCACCTGCCAAGTGCCACCACCAGGAGGCCCTGGGCCCACTGAGGCCCCACTCGGCGCCCTTGCTGTCTACTTCAGACTCGAATGACCCGGAGCTTTCAGTAGAGCTGGACGGTCTGCCTCAGGAGGTGCAGGCCCTGAGGTCCGTCCCGGATCAACAAAGCAAGCTGCCCAAG CCGAGAGTGACCTTCAAGAAGGAGTCTCCAGTGCCTGAGGGGGTCTGGCGCTTCCGACCGTACCTGGGCTACGACTGGATTGCAG GGTCTCTGGACAGCAGCTCTCCCGTCACCAGCAAGCCCGAGGCCTTCTTCTCGAAGCTGCAGAAGTTCCGGGAAGCCAACAAGGAGGAGTGTATTTGCAGTGAGCCCGA CCCCCAGGTCCTGAGCCTGCATGAGAACGGTGGTGTCGAGGGAGACCACGAAT GCGTCTACTGTTACCGTGTCAGTCGGCGCCTGTTCCTGGTGCCTTCGGATCCCGGCAGCCCCTGCCGCCTGTGCAGGGTGCCCCGGGGCCAGCGGGGCCCTGAGACCCTGGCAGAGCCAGCGCAGGTCAG GGTGAGCGTCCCACTGTCCATCCTGGACCCCCCACACCAGTACCGCATCCACCGGCGGAAGAGCTTCGACGCCTCCGACACGCTGGCCCTGCCCCGG GCCCTGCCAACACGAGTCCCGCCCCCCACCCCGATCTGGTCAGAATCCCAGGTCCCCCGGCCCTGCACCCCCGAGCTAAAGCCCTGA
- the MIIP gene encoding migration and invasion-inhibitory protein isoform X3: MVETRDLVQLRQLSLELLGQLWAGQEAVRRSVAKAASASNLDSSSSYESETPSSQEMSSAAPRTSCPEDAHQGDPCDRSGPGGASSGVISLPPAKCHHQEALGPLRPHSAPLLSTSDSNDPELSVELDGLPQEVQALRSVPDQQSKLPKPRVTFKKESPVPEGVWRFRPYLGYDWIAGSLDSSSPVTSKPEAFFSKLQKFREANKEECICSEPDPQVLSLHENGGVEGDHECVYCYRVSRRLFLVPSDPGSPCRLCRVPRGQRGPETLAEPAQVRVSVPLSILDPPHQYRIHRRKSFDASDTLALPRHCLLGWDILPPKAEKSSAPESLGLWSCVSSKAQHRKLSAASPSCLALPTRVPPPTPIWSESQVPRPCTPELKP; encoded by the exons ATGGTGGAGACCAGGGACCTGGTGCAGCTGCGTCAGCTCAGCCTGGAGCTCCTGGGGCAGCTGTGGGCTGGGCAGGAGGCCGTGCGGCGGTCGGTGGCCAAGGCGGCCTCAGCG TCAAACCTGGACTCCAGCAGCAGCTATGAGTCAGAGACGCCATCGTCCCAAGAGATGTCCTCAGCGGCCCCGAGAACCTCCTGTCCAGAGGATGCCCACCAAGGTGACCCCTGTGATAGATCCGGGCCTGGAGGGGCCAGCTCTGGGGTGATCTCTCTCCCACCTGCCAAGTGCCACCACCAGGAGGCCCTGGGCCCACTGAGGCCCCACTCGGCGCCCTTGCTGTCTACTTCAGACTCGAATGACCCGGAGCTTTCAGTAGAGCTGGACGGTCTGCCTCAGGAGGTGCAGGCCCTGAGGTCCGTCCCGGATCAACAAAGCAAGCTGCCCAAG CCGAGAGTGACCTTCAAGAAGGAGTCTCCAGTGCCTGAGGGGGTCTGGCGCTTCCGACCGTACCTGGGCTACGACTGGATTGCAG GGTCTCTGGACAGCAGCTCTCCCGTCACCAGCAAGCCCGAGGCCTTCTTCTCGAAGCTGCAGAAGTTCCGGGAAGCCAACAAGGAGGAGTGTATTTGCAGTGAGCCCGA CCCCCAGGTCCTGAGCCTGCATGAGAACGGTGGTGTCGAGGGAGACCACGAAT GCGTCTACTGTTACCGTGTCAGTCGGCGCCTGTTCCTGGTGCCTTCGGATCCCGGCAGCCCCTGCCGCCTGTGCAGGGTGCCCCGGGGCCAGCGGGGCCCTGAGACCCTGGCAGAGCCAGCGCAGGTCAG GGTGAGCGTCCCACTGTCCATCCTGGACCCCCCACACCAGTACCGCATCCACCGGCGGAAGAGCTTCGACGCCTCCGACACGCTGGCCCTGCCCCGG CACTGCCTGCTGGGCTGGGACATTCTCCCGCCGAAGGCTGAGAAAAGCTCAGCCCCTGAGAGCCTGGGTCTCTGGTCCTGTGTCTCCTCCAAGGCCCAGCACCGGAAGCTGTCAGCTGCCAGCCCTTCCTGCCTG GCCCTGCCAACACGAGTCCCGCCCCCCACCCCGATCTGGTCAGAATCCCAGGTCCCCCGGCCCTGCACCCCCGAGCTAAAGCCCTGA